From the Halodesulfovibrio sp. genome, one window contains:
- the nuoF gene encoding NADH-quinone oxidoreductase subunit NuoF: MSHITPQKLNEMQQEYAARIAEPNIRHLFICGGTGCHATGSLKVKDVLHEEIEKHGLNDSVRVVETGCNGFCALGPLMVVHPDNVFYQKMKIEDVAEIVSEHLVNNTPIERLMYKDPQSKKRVPLFSDIPFFALQKPWTLRNKGIINPESIEDYIGREGYQGLSKVLLEMEPSQIIEEMKKSGIRGRGGAGFPTGMKWSFAAQNDSDVKYVLCNADEGDPGAFMDRSILEADPHAVLEGMTIAARAINATEGYIYCRSEYPLAIKRVQIAIDQARELGLLGDNIMGTGFSFDISIYQGAGAFVCGEETALMRSIEGKRGMPIPRPPFPAAQGLWKKPTILNNVETLANVAQIMVHGGEWYASVGTENSKGTKVFALSGDVNNIGLVEVPMGTSLRSIVYDIGGGIPKKRKLKAVQLGGPSGGCIPEDHMDVVVDYEEIAKVGAIMGSGGVIVMDDKTCMVDMARFFLEFIQEESCGKCTPCREGTRRQLEILERICEGQGKPEDIALIEELSEMITSSALCGLGQTASNPVLSVLRHFREEFEAHIFEKKCPAKRCPALVEFKVIDERCKKCGKCASVCPVGAVEWKKKEVAKINTELCVQCMSCYSACPFDAID; encoded by the coding sequence ATGTCACATATCACACCGCAAAAGCTTAATGAAATGCAGCAGGAATATGCTGCACGCATTGCTGAACCGAATATTAGGCATTTGTTTATCTGCGGCGGTACAGGGTGTCATGCAACGGGCAGTTTGAAAGTAAAAGATGTGTTGCATGAAGAAATTGAAAAACATGGCTTGAACGATTCTGTCCGCGTTGTGGAAACAGGTTGTAATGGCTTCTGTGCTTTAGGGCCTTTGATGGTCGTACATCCTGATAACGTTTTTTATCAGAAGATGAAGATTGAAGATGTGGCTGAAATTGTCAGCGAACATCTGGTTAATAATACGCCGATAGAACGGCTTATGTACAAAGACCCTCAGTCAAAAAAACGTGTTCCGCTATTTTCGGATATTCCTTTTTTTGCGCTGCAAAAGCCGTGGACATTGCGCAACAAGGGTATCATTAACCCGGAATCAATCGAAGATTACATTGGGCGCGAAGGATATCAGGGGCTGTCAAAAGTCTTACTGGAAATGGAACCTTCTCAGATTATCGAGGAGATGAAAAAATCCGGTATTCGCGGACGTGGTGGTGCCGGGTTCCCTACAGGGATGAAGTGGTCTTTTGCTGCACAGAATGACAGCGATGTTAAGTACGTTTTATGTAACGCAGATGAGGGTGACCCCGGTGCGTTCATGGACAGGAGTATTTTAGAAGCAGACCCCCATGCTGTGCTGGAAGGCATGACCATCGCCGCCCGTGCGATCAATGCAACGGAAGGATATATTTACTGCCGCTCTGAATATCCGCTTGCGATTAAACGTGTTCAAATTGCTATCGATCAGGCTCGTGAACTGGGCTTGCTCGGTGATAACATTATGGGCACGGGATTTTCTTTTGATATTTCTATTTACCAAGGGGCTGGCGCGTTTGTTTGTGGTGAAGAAACCGCTCTTATGCGATCTATCGAAGGTAAACGCGGTATGCCTATTCCGCGTCCTCCGTTTCCGGCAGCACAGGGACTTTGGAAGAAACCGACTATCCTTAATAATGTCGAGACACTGGCGAACGTAGCGCAGATTATGGTGCACGGGGGCGAGTGGTATGCTTCTGTTGGAACGGAAAACAGCAAAGGTACAAAAGTCTTCGCACTTTCTGGTGATGTGAATAATATCGGTCTGGTTGAAGTGCCGATGGGAACCTCGCTGCGTTCGATAGTCTACGATATCGGCGGCGGGATTCCGAAGAAGCGGAAGCTTAAAGCTGTTCAGCTTGGCGGTCCTTCCGGCGGGTGTATTCCAGAAGACCATATGGATGTTGTTGTTGATTATGAAGAAATAGCCAAAGTTGGAGCCATTATGGGTTCCGGTGGCGTTATCGTAATGGATGATAAAACATGCATGGTGGATATGGCTCGCTTCTTCCTCGAATTTATTCAGGAAGAATCCTGCGGTAAATGTACCCCGTGTCGTGAGGGCACACGCAGACAACTGGAAATCCTAGAACGTATTTGTGAAGGACAGGGTAAGCCTGAGGATATTGCTCTCATCGAAGAATTGTCAGAAATGATTACAAGTTCAGCACTGTGCGGGTTGGGGCAGACCGCCTCTAATCCTGTGCTTTCTGTGCTTCGTCATTTCCGTGAAGAATTTGAAGCGCATATTTTTGAAAAGAAATGTCCAGCAAAACGGTGTCCTGCTCTGGTTGAATTTAAAGTTATCGATGAGCGATGCAAAAAATGCGGCAAGTGTGCGTCCGTTTGTCCAGTCGGGGCAGTGGAGTGGAAGAAAAAAGAAGTTGCAAAAATCAATACGGAATTGTGCGTGCAGTGTATGAGCTGCTACTCCGCGTGTCCGTTTGATGCAATAGATTAG
- a CDS encoding NAD(P)H-dependent oxidoreductase subunit E has translation MSCCSEEISQEMWKEVDSVIERHRETPGALITVLREAQNVVGWFPQALIEYIAKGMNIPASDVFGVVSFYSLFSLKPKGRNSIKVCTGTACYVKGAREVIGRISGEFGIAEGETTEDRRFDLEGVRCVGACGLAPAMVVDGDIHGDVTADSVLKILEKYS, from the coding sequence ATGAGCTGTTGCAGTGAAGAAATTTCTCAAGAAATGTGGAAAGAGGTTGATAGCGTTATTGAACGCCACCGCGAGACTCCCGGAGCATTGATAACGGTGCTGCGCGAGGCGCAGAATGTTGTGGGGTGGTTTCCTCAGGCACTTATTGAATACATAGCAAAAGGTATGAATATCCCTGCCAGCGATGTGTTCGGGGTGGTGTCGTTTTACTCTCTGTTTTCCCTTAAACCTAAGGGACGCAATTCTATTAAAGTGTGCACCGGCACGGCATGCTACGTCAAAGGTGCGCGTGAAGTTATCGGGCGAATCTCTGGCGAGTTTGGCATTGCAGAAGGGGAAACCACAGAGGATAGACGCTTTGATCTCGAAGGAGTCCGCTGTGTTGGAGCGTGCGGCTTGGCTCCGGCGATGGTTGTAGATGGTGACATTCACGGCGATGTGACAGCTGATTCTGTGCTGAAAATTTTAGAAAAGTATTCGTAA
- the folD gene encoding bifunctional methylenetetrahydrofolate dehydrogenase/methenyltetrahydrofolate cyclohydrolase FolD, protein MSAEIISGTEMRAAILEELRGEVAAIKEKYDTVPGLVTILVGENPASISYVTLKVKTALSLGFHEIQDNQPEDITEDELLALIEKYNNDPSIHGILVQLPLPKHIDEEKVITAINPDKDVDGFHPVNLGRMVLGDKGGFLPCTPAGIQEMIVRSGTETSGAEVVVVGRSNIVGKPISIMMGQKGVGANSTVTMVHTRTKDLEEHCKRADILIVAAGVPNLVKPEWIKPGSTVIDVGVNRIGTAESGKALLSGDVEFDKAKEIAGKITPVPGGVGPMTIAMLMKNTVASAWRHLGTS, encoded by the coding sequence ATGAGTGCTGAAATTATCAGTGGAACCGAGATGCGCGCAGCAATTCTGGAAGAACTGCGTGGTGAAGTTGCGGCTATTAAAGAAAAGTACGATACCGTTCCCGGTCTTGTAACTATTCTGGTCGGGGAAAATCCGGCTTCAATAAGTTACGTGACCCTTAAAGTGAAAACCGCCCTCAGCCTTGGTTTTCATGAAATTCAGGATAACCAGCCTGAAGATATTACAGAAGATGAGCTTCTCGCGCTTATCGAAAAGTACAACAACGACCCTTCTATTCACGGCATCTTAGTACAGCTGCCCCTGCCTAAACACATTGACGAAGAAAAAGTTATTACAGCGATTAATCCGGACAAAGACGTAGACGGCTTCCATCCGGTAAACCTTGGTCGTATGGTTCTAGGTGACAAAGGGGGCTTCCTCCCGTGCACACCGGCTGGCATTCAGGAAATGATTGTACGTTCCGGTACAGAGACAAGCGGCGCGGAAGTCGTAGTCGTCGGGCGTTCTAATATTGTCGGCAAGCCTATTTCTATTATGATGGGACAAAAAGGTGTTGGCGCAAACAGTACTGTGACTATGGTACATACACGTACTAAGGATTTAGAAGAGCACTGCAAGCGTGCTGACATTCTTATTGTTGCTGCTGGTGTACCTAACCTTGTTAAACCGGAATGGATTAAACCTGGATCAACCGTAATTGATGTTGGTGTAAACCGCATTGGCACTGCTGAGTCCGGCAAAGCACTTTTAAGTGGCGACGTTGAATTTGATAAGGCAAAAGAAATTGCCGGTAAAATTACTCCTGTTCCGGGGGGCGTAGGTCCTATGACTATCGCAATGCTCATGAAAAATACTGTTGCCTCTGCATGGCGTCATTTAGGGACGTCGTAA
- a CDS encoding formate--tetrahydrofolate ligase — protein MASVETENKTLDPKNHADWEVAQDAEKRMKTIYAIADEMGLTEKELLPYGHYMGKIDYRAVLKRLENKPNGKYINVTAITPTPLGEGKSTTTIGLVQGLGKRGKKSSAAIRQPSGGPTMGVKGSAAGGGRSQCIPLTPFSLGFTGDINSIMNAHNLAMVALTSRMQHERNYDDEKLEKLSGMKRLDIDPTRVEMGWVIDFCCQALRNVIIGIDGVNGQRDGYMMRSKFDIAVSSEVMAILAVAKDLHDLRERMSKIILAYDKKGNPLTTKDFEVDGAMTAWIVEAVNPNLIQTLEGQPVIVHAGPFANIAIGQSSIIADQVGLKLSEYHVTESGFGADIGYEKFWNLKCHYSGLKPDAAVVVATIRALKCHGGAPVPAPGKPLPEEYNSENVEWVEKGCANLLHHVNIVKKSGVSPVVCINAFVTDTDAEIAKVRELCEAAGARVALSRHWEHGGDGALELADAVIAACEDETEFTPLYTWDMPARERIERVATEVYGADGVDYSVEALRKLKAIEADPKASELGMCMVKSHLSLSDIPTLKGVPTGWRLTIRDVLVFGGAGFFVPVAGAISLMPGTGSNPSFRRIDVDPDTGQVKGLF, from the coding sequence ATGGCCTCTGTGGAAACAGAAAACAAGACCTTGGACCCAAAGAATCACGCTGACTGGGAAGTTGCTCAGGATGCGGAAAAACGGATGAAGACCATCTATGCAATTGCTGATGAGATGGGTTTGACCGAAAAAGAACTTCTTCCGTATGGACACTACATGGGTAAAATTGATTACCGTGCTGTTCTTAAACGGTTAGAGAATAAACCCAATGGTAAATACATTAACGTAACTGCTATTACCCCGACTCCGCTTGGTGAAGGAAAGTCCACAACGACAATCGGTCTTGTGCAGGGACTTGGCAAGCGGGGCAAAAAATCTTCTGCTGCTATTCGTCAGCCGTCCGGCGGTCCAACTATGGGCGTAAAAGGTTCGGCAGCTGGCGGCGGGCGCTCTCAGTGCATTCCGCTTACTCCTTTCTCTCTCGGTTTTACCGGCGATATTAACTCTATTATGAACGCGCATAACCTTGCGATGGTTGCATTAACCTCCCGCATGCAGCATGAGCGTAACTATGATGATGAGAAGCTGGAAAAACTTTCTGGCATGAAACGTCTTGATATCGATCCTACCCGTGTTGAAATGGGTTGGGTAATTGATTTCTGCTGTCAGGCACTGCGTAATGTTATTATCGGCATTGATGGTGTTAACGGACAGCGCGACGGATACATGATGCGTTCCAAGTTTGATATTGCAGTTTCTTCTGAAGTAATGGCGATTCTTGCTGTTGCAAAAGATCTGCATGATCTGCGCGAGCGTATGTCTAAGATTATTCTTGCGTATGACAAGAAAGGAAATCCGCTGACAACGAAAGATTTTGAAGTTGACGGCGCTATGACCGCATGGATTGTAGAAGCGGTTAACCCTAACCTGATTCAGACCTTGGAAGGGCAGCCTGTTATTGTTCATGCTGGGCCGTTTGCGAACATTGCAATCGGGCAGTCTTCCATTATTGCCGATCAGGTAGGTTTGAAGCTTTCTGAATACCACGTCACTGAGTCTGGCTTTGGTGCGGATATCGGATATGAAAAGTTCTGGAACCTCAAGTGTCACTATTCAGGACTTAAACCGGATGCTGCTGTTGTAGTGGCAACTATTCGAGCACTTAAGTGCCACGGTGGTGCTCCGGTACCGGCTCCTGGTAAACCGCTTCCTGAAGAATACAACTCCGAGAATGTTGAGTGGGTAGAAAAAGGTTGTGCCAACCTTCTCCACCACGTTAACATCGTGAAAAAGTCAGGCGTGTCACCTGTTGTTTGTATCAACGCTTTTGTAACGGACACAGATGCAGAAATTGCAAAGGTTCGTGAGCTTTGTGAAGCGGCTGGTGCTCGTGTTGCGCTTTCTCGCCATTGGGAACACGGCGGGGACGGTGCACTTGAACTTGCTGATGCTGTAATTGCTGCTTGTGAAGATGAGACAGAGTTTACACCGCTGTATACTTGGGATATGCCTGCACGCGAACGTATTGAGCGGGTAGCTACCGAAGTATACGGTGCTGATGGTGTAGATTATTCTGTTGAAGCACTTCGGAAGCTGAAAGCTATTGAAGCGGACCCTAAAGCAAGTGAACTTGGTATGTGTATGGTTAAAAGTCACTTGTCGCTTTCTGACATTCCTACATTAAAAGGTGTTCCAACAGGCTGGCGTCTTACCATTCGTGATGTTCTTGTCTTCGGTGGTGCTGGATTCTTTGTACCGGTAGCTGGTGCTATCTCACTTATGCCGGGTACAGGCTCCAACCCATCATTTAGAAGAATTGATGTTGACCCGGATACCGGACAGGTTAAAGGGTTGTTCTAG
- the hrpB gene encoding ATP-dependent helicase HrpB yields the protein MHTNFLNALPPLPIDSSLSEIVSTLCKSPNCVLHAPPGAGKTTRVPLALLKNFDLAEKKIIMLEPRRLAARTAAIRLARSLGEQVGETVGYRIKNDTKVSASTKIEVVTEGVLTRIMQNDPELSAYGCIIFDEFHERSLHADLGLALAIEIQEALREDLRILVMSATLDTQEISALLNGCPIIKSEGKSYPVTVRHMPLPQQAGRIDQNIPAVLNHMVKTIHYALAHDDGSILAFLPGAGEISRVAEMLEGNLPNDVDATPLYGNLSQAQQDAAIEPAPEGRRKIVLATSIAETSLTLEGIRIVIDSGLSRSARFSPTTGMNRLVTEPVSLAAATQRTGRAGRIESGVCYRLWSQVQENSFRSFTQPEIKEADLAPLALELAEWGAYGEKGVHALAWLDAPPTSSYTQAITLLQNLGALHADFSITEHGKALAALPLHPRLAHMVLTASKSVYGHTACTVAALLSEKSHDEDLRHSVEKAAVNSTIKKTTQQLCKRLRISSTEAVNSRVTGFCLALAYPDRIGMLRPTSRTEYKLSNGRKAELSETSSLAGTPFIVVAELNDAHATSRIWRCAPIDIDEIFTLFESDIHTQNTVAWNTETAAVAALQTEHLGELVLTQQPSSDASPEQITNAMLVGIEKLGIAALPWTKEATRLRQRLAFMHQHATLANSSGDNHNWQDVSDKALLNTLPTWLAPYLTGMRKASDLRKLDLESILLATLDWTQQTALQKQAPSHFVVPSGSSIRIDYSDPNAPVLPVKLQEMFGATQTPCVLNHQLPLTIHLLSPAGRPLQVTRDLVSFWQSGYPAVRAEMRGRYPKHPWPENPLTALPTRKTNRALRGK from the coding sequence ATGCACACAAACTTTTTGAATGCTCTACCGCCACTTCCCATCGACTCCAGCTTGTCTGAGATCGTATCAACTCTCTGTAAAAGCCCGAACTGCGTGCTTCACGCACCTCCCGGTGCAGGCAAAACCACGAGAGTTCCACTTGCTCTTCTAAAAAATTTTGATTTAGCCGAAAAAAAAATCATCATGCTTGAACCCCGACGTCTTGCTGCTCGCACTGCCGCGATACGCCTTGCCCGTTCATTGGGTGAGCAAGTAGGCGAAACTGTGGGGTATCGTATAAAAAATGACACCAAAGTTTCTGCATCGACAAAAATAGAAGTCGTTACAGAAGGTGTTCTCACGCGCATCATGCAAAATGACCCAGAACTATCTGCATACGGATGCATTATTTTTGACGAATTTCACGAACGCAGTCTTCATGCAGATTTAGGTCTAGCGCTGGCAATAGAGATTCAGGAAGCATTACGAGAAGACTTACGCATTCTCGTGATGTCCGCCACGTTGGACACACAGGAAATTTCTGCATTACTAAATGGCTGCCCTATCATTAAAAGTGAAGGAAAAAGCTACCCTGTCACGGTGCGGCACATGCCCTTACCGCAACAAGCAGGTAGAATCGATCAAAATATTCCAGCTGTGCTGAATCACATGGTCAAAACTATCCACTACGCCCTTGCCCATGATGACGGTAGCATTCTGGCTTTTCTACCCGGTGCAGGAGAAATATCCCGCGTCGCAGAAATGCTTGAAGGCAATCTGCCGAATGATGTTGATGCCACGCCGCTGTATGGTAACCTGTCCCAAGCGCAACAGGATGCAGCCATTGAGCCAGCACCGGAAGGTCGTCGCAAGATTGTACTTGCCACGTCCATTGCAGAGACATCGCTTACATTAGAAGGAATCCGCATTGTTATCGACAGCGGACTCTCTCGTTCTGCACGATTTTCACCTACTACGGGTATGAACAGACTTGTAACAGAACCTGTTTCCTTAGCTGCCGCAACGCAACGCACAGGTCGTGCAGGACGTATAGAAAGCGGAGTCTGCTACCGCCTGTGGTCGCAAGTGCAGGAGAACTCCTTCCGCTCATTCACTCAGCCGGAAATTAAAGAAGCAGATTTAGCCCCGCTCGCCTTAGAGCTTGCAGAATGGGGAGCATATGGAGAAAAAGGCGTCCACGCACTTGCATGGCTGGATGCTCCTCCAACCAGCAGCTATACTCAAGCAATTACCCTACTACAAAATCTTGGTGCATTGCATGCAGATTTCTCCATCACTGAACACGGCAAAGCTCTCGCCGCCCTCCCTTTACATCCACGACTTGCTCATATGGTGCTGACCGCGTCTAAAAGCGTATACGGTCACACGGCATGCACTGTAGCTGCCCTTCTGTCAGAAAAATCCCACGACGAAGATTTGCGTCATAGTGTCGAAAAAGCTGCCGTCAATTCCACTATCAAAAAGACCACGCAGCAGCTGTGCAAGCGACTACGTATTTCTTCTACAGAAGCAGTAAACTCCCGCGTTACAGGATTCTGCCTCGCTCTTGCCTACCCTGACCGCATTGGCATGCTGCGCCCAACCAGCCGGACAGAATACAAACTCAGCAATGGCAGAAAAGCCGAGCTTTCCGAAACCAGTTCTCTGGCTGGCACTCCATTTATTGTTGTTGCAGAACTCAACGATGCCCATGCAACCAGCCGTATCTGGCGATGCGCTCCTATAGATATTGATGAAATTTTCACATTGTTTGAGTCAGATATCCATACGCAGAACACTGTAGCATGGAACACGGAAACAGCAGCCGTCGCAGCCCTCCAGACAGAGCACCTAGGCGAGCTTGTTCTCACACAACAACCATCATCAGATGCTTCACCAGAGCAAATTACCAATGCAATGTTGGTAGGAATTGAAAAACTCGGCATTGCAGCCCTGCCATGGACCAAAGAAGCAACGCGCTTGCGTCAACGCCTTGCCTTCATGCACCAGCACGCAACTCTGGCTAACTCTTCAGGAGATAATCACAATTGGCAGGATGTTTCCGACAAAGCGCTGCTCAACACCCTTCCCACTTGGCTTGCACCCTACCTTACAGGAATGCGCAAAGCATCAGACCTTCGCAAACTTGATCTCGAATCAATCCTGCTTGCGACACTAGACTGGACACAGCAGACAGCATTGCAGAAACAGGCACCATCGCACTTTGTAGTGCCATCCGGCTCAAGCATTCGTATAGATTACAGCGACCCCAATGCACCTGTGCTTCCGGTAAAGTTGCAAGAAATGTTCGGCGCAACACAAACGCCTTGCGTGCTAAACCACCAACTCCCCCTCACAATACATCTTCTCTCACCAGCGGGAAGACCACTACAAGTAACGCGCGATCTCGTTTCATTCTGGCAAAGCGGTTACCCCGCTGTCAGAGCAGAAATGCGTGGCAGGTACCCGAAGCACCCGTGGCCGGAAAATCCGCTTACCGCGCTTCCTACCCGTAAAACAAACAGGGCATTACGCGGCAAATAA
- a CDS encoding AraC family transcriptional regulator: MNAYDRIRRALQYIELHMDDTISLETLAAQSMYAPHHFHHVFRGVIGEGVAEYQRRLKMQRAASALLYTSKPIIDIALYAGYGSQEAFTRAFKRWCGYTPKHYRKYAPEHELISGEMLMNAEHSLLEEHNMKVEVQTLPATHVASLRHVGDYHDCGKAHEELCRWAGEEGLFQSEPQFLGIAYDDPKTTPVNKCRYDACIVIPETFEVTGEPEKKVIEAGRYASIIHTGSYSKLYIAYAALLGEWLPQSGEELADAPSIQVYLNDYDTTPEDELRTEIRIALK; this comes from the coding sequence ATGAATGCTTACGACAGAATACGCCGTGCATTACAGTACATAGAATTACACATGGACGATACCATATCGCTAGAAACCCTTGCAGCGCAAAGCATGTATGCCCCGCATCACTTCCACCATGTATTTAGAGGTGTCATTGGCGAAGGCGTAGCGGAGTATCAGCGCAGATTAAAAATGCAACGCGCTGCCAGTGCGTTATTGTACACCAGTAAACCGATTATCGATATCGCATTGTATGCTGGCTATGGTTCCCAAGAAGCATTCACTCGTGCGTTCAAACGTTGGTGCGGCTACACACCTAAACACTATAGGAAGTACGCACCAGAACACGAACTAATATCAGGAGAAATGCTTATGAATGCCGAACACAGTCTTTTAGAAGAACATAACATGAAAGTAGAAGTTCAAACTTTACCAGCAACACACGTTGCCTCGCTCCGCCATGTCGGCGACTACCACGACTGCGGTAAAGCACACGAAGAATTATGCAGATGGGCTGGTGAGGAAGGCTTATTCCAGTCTGAACCGCAGTTTTTAGGTATAGCCTACGACGACCCTAAAACAACACCGGTAAACAAATGCCGTTACGATGCATGCATTGTCATTCCAGAAACATTTGAAGTAACAGGCGAGCCGGAAAAAAAAGTTATCGAAGCAGGTCGCTACGCATCTATTATCCACACTGGCTCATACAGTAAGCTCTACATAGCATACGCAGCACTGCTTGGTGAATGGCTTCCGCAGTCTGGCGAAGAACTGGCAGACGCGCCAAGCATTCAGGTCTATTTGAATGATTATGATACAACACCGGAGGACGAATTGCGTACAGAAATCCGTATCGCGCTAAAATAG
- a CDS encoding endonuclease III domain-containing protein has product MNREKLLMDMFTAMQDVLGTSKWWHAESAFEVMVGAVLTQNTNWNNVEKAINTLKQQDVLTPQALLALPQDELATLIRPAGYYNVKAKRLQNLVRWFRDTANYSFAALDTFSTEELRTELLSVNGIGQETADSILLYALNRPSFVVDAYTRRIFNRHSLVSEDIYYEELRDFFMDVLPEDTQLFNKYHALIVRVAKEWCLKKTPRCETCPLKIFLE; this is encoded by the coding sequence ATGAATCGTGAAAAGTTATTAATGGATATGTTCACAGCCATGCAAGATGTACTGGGCACTAGTAAATGGTGGCATGCAGAGAGTGCATTTGAAGTGATGGTTGGCGCAGTGCTTACACAAAACACCAACTGGAACAATGTAGAAAAGGCTATTAACACATTAAAACAACAAGACGTGCTGACACCGCAGGCTTTGCTTGCCCTACCTCAGGACGAGCTGGCAACCTTAATCCGCCCTGCTGGGTATTATAATGTTAAAGCCAAACGGCTACAGAATTTAGTCCGCTGGTTCCGCGATACTGCAAACTATTCTTTTGCTGCGCTTGATACTTTTTCTACAGAAGAACTCCGCACAGAATTACTCTCTGTTAACGGCATAGGGCAAGAAACAGCAGACTCTATTTTGCTGTACGCACTAAATCGCCCCTCTTTTGTTGTCGATGCGTATACAAGACGAATTTTCAATCGCCATAGTCTCGTTTCAGAAGATATTTATTACGAAGAACTACGCGATTTTTTCATGGATGTTCTCCCAGAGGATACCCAGCTTTTTAATAAGTACCATGCCCTTATTGTTCGCGTTGCGAAAGAATGGTGCCTGAAAAAAACTCCCCGCTGCGAAACCTGCCCCTTAAAAATATTTCTTGAGTAA
- a CDS encoding peptidoglycan DD-metalloendopeptidase family protein has protein sequence MKNTLPYVLLILLALLFATATYTPAYAENASSLAQKLKQEKRQAEEKKKKLSKLKRKAQELKRAVSQEEASIAKLSRAITEQEKKYSTLAAQHKSIDLEYKKLEIKNNLTQSELISLVKKLWPLYINSQLLANSSTEDWDEMDRRYMWASTLYASVETKQRKLMEQQRKLKRLAAKQKKLSAEAKAQLAQVNNKKDELLKQRLQHSRQLKQVSAQKASAESSLRGVLSIIDKLNYKIEEHSQSGSNIALLKGVLPWPARGVIARRFNPRGKPPVRGVGLALQKDSFISAVSGGRVVHNDVLRGFGRVVIVMHGEEYYSLYAFLASSKLHVGQIIKQRQIIGKAGFYPSVDGTGVYFELRFHQKPINPETWLSALN, from the coding sequence ATGAAAAACACTCTCCCTTACGTCCTTCTCATCCTTCTGGCATTGCTGTTTGCAACAGCCACGTACACTCCTGCATATGCAGAAAATGCTTCGAGCCTAGCCCAAAAGCTTAAGCAGGAAAAACGCCAAGCAGAAGAAAAAAAGAAAAAGCTTTCAAAACTTAAACGCAAGGCGCAGGAATTAAAGCGCGCGGTAAGTCAGGAAGAAGCAAGCATCGCCAAGCTCTCACGTGCCATCACCGAACAGGAAAAGAAATACAGCACGCTCGCGGCACAGCATAAGTCAATCGATCTTGAATATAAAAAGCTGGAAATAAAGAACAACTTAACACAAAGTGAATTGATATCATTGGTAAAAAAGTTGTGGCCGTTGTACATTAATAGCCAATTGCTTGCCAACAGTTCGACAGAAGACTGGGACGAGATGGATAGACGCTACATGTGGGCTTCTACCCTTTATGCTTCTGTGGAAACAAAGCAGCGAAAGCTCATGGAGCAGCAGCGCAAACTAAAACGGCTGGCAGCAAAGCAAAAAAAACTTTCAGCTGAGGCAAAAGCACAGCTTGCACAAGTTAACAATAAAAAAGATGAGCTGCTGAAGCAGCGCTTGCAGCATAGCCGACAGCTAAAACAAGTGAGTGCGCAAAAAGCTTCTGCCGAATCCTCGTTGCGCGGTGTTCTCTCAATTATCGACAAATTGAATTATAAGATTGAAGAACACAGCCAATCCGGTTCTAACATCGCGCTGTTAAAAGGTGTACTTCCTTGGCCTGCACGGGGAGTTATTGCAAGGCGCTTTAACCCGCGAGGCAAACCACCCGTTCGCGGCGTGGGGCTGGCGCTGCAAAAAGACAGCTTCATTTCTGCTGTATCCGGGGGGCGTGTGGTGCATAACGATGTTTTGCGAGGTTTCGGGCGAGTTGTTATTGTCATGCACGGTGAAGAATATTATTCGCTCTACGCATTTCTTGCTTCCAGCAAACTTCACGTAGGGCAAATTATTAAACAGCGACAAATCATCGGTAAAGCAGGTTTCTATCCTTCAGTGGATGGAACAGGTGTGTATTTCGAATTGCGCTTTCATCAAAAACCAATTAATCCAGAGACGTGGCTTTCAGCACTCAACTAG